The DNA region ATCGAACCGTGAGACTTAAAggatcatcatcataatcAAAGGGTCGGAAGCCGTAGAGGCACATATACAAGACCGCCCCCAGCGACCAAATATCGACGCCCTTTCCATATTGTCTACCCTCCAAGATTTCCGGCGCAGTATAATAGCCAGGTGTTCCGCAACTGTCTGTTAGATATCGGTGACGTGGTAAATGCGTGGCCAGGCCAAATCCTCCGAGTTTAACTTacaggttgttgttgaaaaCCAGGATACTTTCAGGCTTAATATCACGATAAACAAAGTTTCGTTAGTGCTAAGGTGGAGCCGTTGTAAGCTTCCCTTctaaacaaaaaaagaaaaggtaccctattattatacttataaGATAGTGAAGAGTATCAACTagttattaaaatatataacgcGACTCTTGCTTGGAGAGCTTTTTGCGTTTTATTAGGTTTCAGAGCTCGCCTTCTGGTGCCAGCTCCAAGATATAGGTCATAGAAGAAGAGCCTTCTTAAAATATCTCCATCATTTCGACGATGCTGGGGTAATAAATACCCATTAAAATCTCATCACGCACACAGCCGTGAGCCCTGGTGGGACGCACAATGTTTGCCGCGAATAGTCGACCGCTATGACGTTCTCGACACACATAGGTATTTACTCCCGCGGGGCCATGGTGTAGAAGCTTTCCAGTGAATATTTCTCCCGGAAAGAGGGATGAGGGGCATTGAAAGCGAAATGAGGGGCATCCGATACCGGGATGAAAGTAGCGGCCTACTTTCCGAAAGACGAGGTCGAAGACAGTAGCGACTGAGATTCTATCTCTATCTTAGAGGAAATTTTGGGCATATGATTCAACCAGACGCCCGTTCAGAGAGGTGCCATTAGTAGACAAGTCCAGAAGGACAGCTTTAGTCTTTTCGCTCCACCCGCTATAAGATCGAAGTCGATAAATCATAAGGTATCTAGGAGAGGCGTACTCTCCTTCTATAACAATGTCTGTAGATCATAAGGTTGGCATTTCAGTACTTGAATTGAGCGGAAAGAATAGGAGTAATAATTTATACCGCACTCTGGGTCAGTTCCCACCAAAAATCCCCTATCGCGAGTGGTCTCTCCGTCATCATTATAAACAGTCTGCATGTAAAATTTCTCTCCTCTAACGACGCGGATAAGGATGCCCCAAGGCAAGGGTATCTTCTTCGAACGCGAGGGTGTGCTCTCCGATGGGCCTGGGGATTCGAAgtcgtgtgtgtgtgtatgtgtgacttgtgtgtgtgtgtgtgtgtgactTGGGAACGGTCATCTTCCGCATTTTCTCTCCGCCGAAAGAGGatgcctgctgctgccacgaCGCCTGCTGCCAACAAGAAGGCTTCCATCGTGATGAAGGCAGCGAAGAGAGTGCACCGGGCAGGTAGTAAGGAAGTCGCCGGATATATGGTACAATGACACAAATATTTCAAGCGCGCAAATATTTCTCATAGAATCAGTATTATGACTTTCCCTTTTGCATAGGTATCTAAGTTGAGGTGTCAGACTAAGGAGATTAGATAAGGGATTTGTCGGATGTGCTAAAAAATTTGATAGCTGCCCAAAAGTAGTTAAGCGGCTAAAGGATCTCAGCTCTGTAGCGCAGCAAGAACTCGTTGTGTTGgcgtgcgtgtgtgtgtgtcccATTTAGCGCCGAAGGCGGTGTTGGCACACCTGAGGAGGGTAAAATTAGGTAGAGAGATTGCGATATTTTCTAAGGCCTACCATCTTTTCTTATAGCAGTACTTAACGGCAATACCTCGCCGCCGGATACCTAACTACCTAGGTATCTTCTCAAATATCAGCTGTTAGCAGCAGTCTCCTCTTATTTACATCTTGACATcaaataatagtaaattcgAAACAGTCTCAGTCATTGACGAAGTAACGATGAACTGTCCAAACTCAGCTCTGCGAACCAGCATGTTGAACGTACTAGGGTGCCAAAATACCGCCAGCACAACCTGCGCTCCGTATCTGGATTATATCGAGGCTTCGTGGCCAGGTCGCCGTGGAAGAGATGATTATATTCGCTTCTGCATCGAAGTAGTCACAGCTTTCGGTAACGCGCCGTTCCCACCAGTCCAGGAATATATTAATAGCTTGATCGCGGTGCCTAGACACTATTACTTCGACGATACTTTACCAAACTCGCCACCCGGAGCTACCGCGGTGAACGAggtcgtcctcatcatccttgGAGTCTGGTTGCTGATGCAGCCATACACCACTCCGGCACACGACGATAAGCGTTGCATCATAAAAGCCTACTATGTTCGACAGAAGTCGACGCCCTACAATGAAGACACTGCTCTTTCCAACCATCTTCCCGACCACGTAGCCAAAAGCGGCCTCTTGCCAAATCCCCAAGAAGTCACCCTCTCTAACAGCAGCCTCTCATTAACCGACACCACACCTCGACCCGAAACCTCCCTTCATTTGCACACCTACTTCGGCATAAATGAGTCCCTCTCAATCACCCCCAAACGCCTCCACGCTGTCAAGCTCTCCACCCTCTGCGGAGTCAAATTCAGCTAGACAAACAACATctcccgccacctcctcctcacccgccACGCATGGGAACGACACACTCTCGAACTCTTCGCCTTACCTTATGCCCTCCAAGGCGGCAACAGAAGCGCTCTGATCAACACGGGCATCATCCGAGCCGAACTCGTCGACGAAATCGAAGCCTCGTATGCCGTGCTCTTCAACCCGGCCAAAGCCTCCTATCTCCACTGCACCATCGGACGATGGGCTTGTGGTCTTCGATACTGGTGTTAGTGTCTAGACTGCAGCTCCTATCGATTACGCAAAACCACCCTCAAAGCTCTAAAGAGACGACAAAACCGGACTAACCGCGCTGGATAGTACGATCCCCGGCTGGAGACATTGCTAGAGAGAGGGCACGCAACAGAGTGGCAGCTGGAATGGGACCAAACAGAGTTCAAATCCCTTTGCCCTCGCATTCTGGCGCTAGATGCCTATCTGGAAGAGTCTAAGCCATAGAGCTTTTAGGTCATCTTTAGGGATCGGAGGGACACGGTGCAGTATTGGACCTTCTTGTAAGTGTGCTCTTGCCTTACTTTGGACGGATGAGCCTATTTGCTGATATAAACTGTCTACTATAACACAGATTCGGCAGCATCATCCTGATGTTGACTGTCATTCAGGTCATACTCGGAGCTGCGCAAGTAGCGGGGTCCTTTCCCCATGTTGCAGGAGACTAGGTATTGATGCAACGAGCTCtgaggttttttttttctgctcgATTGACGGTCCAGGCTAGGTGCCTAATAATTGTACGGACCAGCAGGGTGGTACGCAAGTGGCTCTCACTACCAAAATATATACTACTGAAGCGTGTGATGGCAGCCACTGCCATCACCATATATATGCCAGTGGAGCGAGCAATGCCGGAAAGTATTGCTCGCTTATAGCTTTTGATAGCAATCAAAGTGGGTTTGGAGCTTTTAAATCCCAATTACGGTGGATGGGAAAAGAAGATGTCCACCATCCCCTCACCGGATgatacctaggtacctagctATCACACTAACCTTCTCTAGATCCAAGATGCCAGCATAGTCAAGATAATTACCTATCCAAACACTCTCCCGTTCCCTCGTTGATCCAAATCTTTTATGTCCACTCACTCCACGAAGAACCATCCCGATAAAGCAGCCCATCCGTCTCAAACTGCGGGCCCTCGGCCTCGATGATGAGTCCGGCCTCGCAACGCTCAAAGCGgaccttcttctgctgcttgATGTAGAAGTCGTCGAAGCGCTGGTTGAGCGCGTCCTTCAAGTTGTCGACGTTGCCCGCTGGGTGTAGCGCGCGCCAGGGCTCAACGCAGGTCTTCTGCTTGCACGACTTAAGGACGAAAAGCAGCGCGTCGAGGCGCGCAACCACGGCCTCGAAGGGCCGGCCCAGGATGGTCTTGGGAGGTTTGGCGgtggggtgaagaaggttgGTCATTTGGTAGGGGTCCGTCTGGAGAACATTTTAGCAATCTGTCCAAAAGGGTCGGGCAAAAAGAATAGTAAAGAGGGGAACGGGGCGTAGGGAGAGATTAGCATCTGAATCTCACCTTCATGTCGTACAGCTCGTGCTCATTGTTACACCAGATGGAATAGTAGAAGTTGTAGTCGTTCTTCTTAACGTCGATGACGCGCAGCGACTTGTAAGTATTGTTAAGAACGACGTCGGTCTCACCACCGCGGAACACGACGCCACCCTCCATGTAGGCCATGCCCCAGAACTCGACCGTAACGTGCTCCTGGCGTTTGTTCACGGCCTTTTTCTGCTCAGGCTTTGTTAGCGGGATGGCAGCGCCGTCAAAATCGTCGCGCAACGGGATGCCAGCCAGCTGCATAATGGTCGGGGCCAGATCGACGTGGGCAGTAACGACGTTAGATACCTCGCCCTTAGGGACGCCGGGTCCGCGGATGATCAGCGGCACGTTGATATCTTCCTCGTAGCCGCACATCTTTCCGGGCTGCATGCGGTGCTGCCCGATGTGGAAGCCGTTATCACTAGTGTAAATGATATACGTATTATCCAGCAGTTTCGCCGCCTCGAGCCGCTTGATAACGTCGTCGACCAGCTCGTCGACCGACTGCAGTGAGCGGAGGCGCTCGCGGTAGTAGTGATCGTTGTACTCGACGACGTCGTCATCCTGCTTTCGCAGGCCGCGCACCCAGCTACCGCCTGACTCGATGTCTGGGTTGAAGTTGGGCGTACGGGGGACCTGGGCGTCGGGAAAAAGGTGGGCATGCTTGTCtagggggatgggaggacCCCAGTGGCGAACATCGTTCTCATCGATGTACATGTTGGAATGCGGGGCGATGGGCGCGATGCCGATGAAGAAAGGCTTGTCCGGATTGGAAATAGCGTCGTCGAGGAAGCCAAGTGCCTTTCCCGAGATAAGGGTCTGCGTATTGATGCCATCGTAAGCAACGGGGGGTTCACGGTTGCGCTGGTACCACGGGGTCATGTAGGCATATGTGAACGGGTCGAGCAGGAAGTCAGACCCGGTCCAGCCAGCAGGGAATGGTTTGTCGTAGTTGTCTACCGAATGGGAGTTGAAGAGCTTGCCCGTATAGTAGGTATCGTAGCCGGCCTCCTGTAGCCACACAGGCAGCCAGTTCTCATTGAGACCTTGGTCAACGAACTTAGGATAACCACCTACTTGCTTGTTAGCTTCCTTTTCTTGAAGGTCAAGGCGGCGACGCCTCGGCAAGTTCAACAATAAGGAACATCAACTTACCCCAGGGGGGGAGCACGTCGGTAACATTGGTGTTATGGGCGAGCTTGCCGGTCCATAGCGTGACTCTTGAAGGGCAGCATTGCGATGTAGTGCAGTAGTGCCGCTTGTAGGAAGTGCCCTTGTCGGTGAGGTGCTTCTTGATCAGGGGAACGTAGTCCATGGACTGCAGGTGCATGTCCTGGTCATCCGTCAGGACGAAGACAATGTTGGGCTTCTTAGCCAGGACGGCAGACAGCTGCAGCCATGTTGCGAGGATAGATGCCGTCAACCGCATGGTGGATTACGGCTGCTGCGTTCTCTGGGTGATAAGGGTGGGTGAAGTGATGGTGGACATCAACATCTTCTGCTCCGTCTTGGTTGCGGTTGCCCCTTTTATCTTAAAGACTTACTTTCCACGATTGTCATCCCCGATGCCCAGGTACCTCTGATCTTTCCAATATTGAGTCTTGTTTTCTCTGATCCCCACTCTCCACCTGGATCCCTCAAGATCCTTCAAGTTCCCATAAGGTAAGTACGGCACTAAGGAAAATAGTAACCGTAAGGCCCCACGTATCTACATCTTAAGCACTTGGTGTTTGTGTCGCTTCTCCCGGCGATCGGCAATCGAGTCGACAGCAGGCCGACGTCTCAAGGACCCTTTTCTTCGTGGAACCGTGAAACTGGGTCAGCCGCCCCCGCACCACGCATGCCATGCAGTGACGTGCCAATCTTCCACGCCTGCAGCAGAAGCCGGCGTTGTTGGCTTTCTCGATATCTAGCTTGTCCTAAGCACTTTAAAATTGGATATTGGGGTCTCTTCGTGTTCACATATCTCCTCATCCCGGCAAAGCTCACTTTCCTTGACAAACTAGTCCTTCAGGTTATTTTGAACAACTGGATCGGCAGCTGTCAGAAGTGTCAGTCTCAACGCCTACGAGAATTCCGGACGGCGGAGTGGGGCGAAACCAAACAACAAGCTCTCACCTTCAACCCTCCATCCCAGTCCTCCCTCACCTAACCCCGCACCCTCCCCTCAGCCTCCACTCATAGCATGTCCTTAGttccctcccacctccaccgccctctcccacccccatccgcATCTCTCAACGCAGCGATCCACTACATCTCAACCAGGGGGATAGAAAACCGTTAACATACCGTGGGTCGACCAGCTGTGCATCCTCCGAAACGGCAATGACGAGAGAACCCGACACCTCTTATATCACAATTTTGCACTGGACTTGCACGGCAGTCGTGGGTGTCCATCAGAAAGCGTTTGATAGTATAAGTACTCAGCCTAAGGGGAACCTTGGTCTGTTGGGTTGATGACCGCCCTAAAGTCAATGCCGTCCTAAGCCAACTACAGTCCAAAGTTTGCCAGGAATTGGCTTCCACGTACCATGGCATCTCTACTTCAACAGCGGGTATAGGAGACCACCTATCTAGCGTATGCATCACAGGGTTCAACATATCTCTACAGTTCGTATAAGGAAGTAGAGTATAAACTTTgtaaatatttataagttCCGGTATAAAATTTATGCCTACTATAGCGGATCTTAACTTAAGCTCAGCTGAAAACATTGAAGCACGTGACACTCAGGGGTTCAGAGGCTAAAGGTCTCCACCATCAGACCTACAGCAAATCCATCAAGTGGGATGAGTTGCAAGAAATGAAAGATAGTCTCTCCCGCCGGGAATTAAACCCGGGTCTCAAGCGTTGAAGTCTTCAAAAgatgacaagctcacataCTGACCACTATACTACGGAAGATTTGCAGGTGCTGGCATCTGTCGTAGGTTGCTTTCCTCCGCCGGTGTCAACACCTATCAAGGTCGGCTTCCTATGCATCAAGGTGTCTCATGACGGGGCTTCGGTTTTGTTATCAGTTGCAGTGTGACCGCCCAGGCTAAAAAAGCCAGTCTCATCTCAACCCACCAACAATGTAAATCTCATGATTGAAATAATTTATTACTCAGAGATTTTTTTCATACGTTATAACCTGttgaaataggtgctattgaggcctgtaaatataggctcaaatagctatcggcgcagtacactgagagcgaagaagactttgactgccgcattcgacagttgccgtagcactgaaggaaggaggattacaggggcggcgccctgtaatatatagaagaaaaTCACTGTAacataggcttgtgaggcactaatgagtgtggtgaaccagtatattaattGAACCTTATAGACTAAGAAATACCACAGTAAATAGGGTGTGAGGTagaggtcttataggccATCTACTCGTTCCCCGAGGGTaactccgttcccgggcctgAACGCCCGTTTCCCgggcccgaacgcccgcCAATTGCGCTACCGTTTTGACCGCTgcagggcaccggccttagcgctcggctttccgggacctcggattgcttccggaggccgagcctcCGTTCCGGTAACCGTGGTCCCTAAACATTGCTGATTCAAGCTATTATATTGCCTCtgaggccctgtaatatacagggctcagatacactgtaaaatctACAAATGTCACAGTTAACCCAACGGCAGGTCGCGCAGTATGTGGGGCGCAGGACgtccccagccaatcattaggAAAGTCAGGAGACAGCCAATTGGAACTGGCCAGAGAGTGCTATGGCGCCAAGACCCACGAGCACTCTGCAGGATGTAAggcatagcacgacgagcactctgcaggatgcaatgtgctaggagtaaTCGGGGCCATAGCAGGGTGAGCACTTCAGGGtcccaaggtctatatatacggaggaactggctggaGTAGATAGACAGctccgcagtatgcaattcaagctTGTATTTACGGgatctagtgtttacattgagacatcttctcgtgcactgtttagctgcaccgaaccaggattattcagaagtgccttcgatcagtatccctttcagaggttctggataggggttcaTCACAACAAAtaaaagctgtattttaacagattattatatagcgtttcgtataaAGGGTAAATACTAGTTATTAATCCTTAACGGCCACGAAAGCTACTACTCGACCGAATTCGAGCGCTATTACTAGCAAAACAATATTATTACGCTTTATGTACCTCCacactcctcccacctcctctaGCTACTTAATATTAGCTACTTTAGGCCGCTAAAATAGGCGTACGGTTGCTAGATCGAGGACTTAATAcgtatatattattaactatgTAAGCTCGAGTTCCTCTATACCTTCCGCgaggccttcttcgcctctaTAATAGAGAGGAATATACAAGGTGGCTTTGCGGGTGCTGGCCTTATACCGTACGATCCAGAGAAGGTGCTTTCTAAGCTAGATATGAAGCTTCGTACGCCAACACCTCCAAACTCACGGCTCGGCACTACATAACCTTGGGTCTCCCAGACACCACATGACCCTCGAGAAGCCAATTTACAGTCAACGCTCATTAAGACTCGCATTactaactattaaaatagctCCCCGACTTTAATGCTAGTTACGGTAAACCAGCTTATTAAGGGTATAACGGCTATAATGCACTAGGTAACTCTCTTTCGTGCAGAGGTCTCTTCGCTCCGTAAGGCCAACAAGGCACTAAGTAAGCGCCGGagagccaaaaaaacacgtgtgaggcttggagggtcaCTTACTGTacaagaggcacaggatcTACTGGATCAGAAGGCCGTGGGCGAGCAGGTAATCCAGGAAAATCgacaaagtggtggtggtacaggGGGGTCTCGTACGAAGACTCAGTGCTGTGGTGTATGCGGCAAGCCTGGCCATAATgcgcgcacttgccaggaggctgcagaagcatctgattcagctgtttctgatgtAATTATGGTTGCTTCCTAGTATTGTTGTGTAGTAATTGAGGATAATAGTATAAAGGTTATGAAAAAGTGGTCGCTTGCTTATATTGGTCGttcgcttataatgtacgttacATCCAGAGTGTCATTTCCAGGGAAATCTGATGCAGATTTCGTAAGACATACTGCTAAAAACTGAGGAAGATTTCTCTCTCTATCTTCtacatccacccccctccatcttccaATGACCTTAGGCGCATAAGCGCCAACAGAAAATAAAACTTCAAAATAAAACGGGCAGCAAAAATGAATGTCGGGATTTTAATACCAATGTTAATtacatactgcggaactatctatcaccagctagttcctccgtatgTCACGAAGAGGTAGATATTTTAAGGCAAGGCTACAGTAGGTCTGACTGGCTGCGGGCGCTGTGGTCGTCGTCCTCCGAGTTCTCCTTTCTCAGGCCGACCCTTACTTTCTTTGGCTAAGGTCTATACTCCTGTGTGTAGTCGCTGTCGGTATAATCGTCGGCGAAATCCTGGAATTATTTACATACTCCACTCTCGCGATCTCAATCACACGTCCCTGTCCTGCCGTCGTAGCCGCTACaactttcttttctctccacTTGAGCTGCCTAGGTGCCCGGTAGTCTCCCTTCATGTAGCCAATCTTGCCACAATTGTAACACTTAATGCTACTCTTGCCTTTAGGTGCCTATTTCTAGATGGCGTCGACGTCTATGGGTCCTGCGTGGGTAGTTTCAGAGATACTAGTAGTGTAGTGCTTCTTCTTATCGTTGGCTTAATAGGTTCTAGAACTTCGATACTACCCTGTGTTGGCGCGcgctcttctcttttctatTTGTTGAGGTGAGGTCGCTGAGAGCACTGTGAATGCAAGGGTCTCAGGAGGGTGAAGCAGTTACCCAAAGACTGGCGAGTCTCGGACTGTGCTGCTGAATACGACGACAAAGTTGCCGGAGTGGTGTGCTGAGATATTTCCTCACAGGGCTCAGTCATCACTTATCCGAGTCGGCTGGAGACAGGCATTTGGTAACAAAGACGTGACGGAGAAGAAACCTCTACACTACTCTCCTTGGAATGGGACGTTTTATTTCATCTACAACAAGCATCTGTTCTGGTTTCGCTCTGTGGAGAGGGAACTCGGCATTCGCAcggaggaggttgttatAGTCTCGTGCTTTGGATCCCCGAAAACCCTGAAGCAGTTAACTATTTCAATGACTGCCAAACTCGGGTCCAAAGACGAGCGTCGGCGGCTCTCTGAAGCTCTTGAGCCTCAGGGGCGCTCTGCTTCTTTTTCATGCCCCTTACCACAGAGTCACTCGTAACTTCCTTTTAAATAAACTCCGCACTAAGTGttatcttcctcctctcacTAAACAAGGCACTGAGGCCCTCCATGTGGCTGTCCACCATCTCCCAATCGATTTGAACCGTTTCTTCAGACCGCGCTGACGGCTTCGCTCGATGGATATAATGATGATCGTTGCTTCACACGCATATGCTTCTCCTGGAAACTTATCTTCGTTTTTCAGAAGGGCTTCAAGTCGTTTCTGGAAGCTGACCTCCCAGAAATCGCTCGGAGTCGCGACGAGATCGAGATCTGTGTCTGAACAAACATGCCTAGCCCTGATATTCTCACGTTGGGAGACCTTCCACTGAAGCTCATAGTGGATACACTCGGGGTTATTCTCGTCATACCTTTTGCGATTGTCC from Podospora pseudopauciseta strain CBS 411.78 chromosome 6, whole genome shotgun sequence includes:
- a CDS encoding hypothetical protein (EggNog:ENOG503NVCA; COG:G) is translated as MRLTASILATWLQLSAVLAKKPNIVFVLTDDQDMHLQSMDYVPLIKKHLTDKGTSYKRHYCTTSQCCPSRVTLWTGKLAHNTNVTDVLPPWGGYPKFVDQGLNENWLPVWLQEAGYDTYYTGKLFNSHSVDNYDKPFPAGWTGSDFLLDPFTYAYMTPWYQRNREPPVAYDGINTQTLISGKALGFLDDAISNPDKPFFIGIAPIAPHSNMYIDENDVRHWGPPIPLDKHAHLFPDAQVPRTPNFNPDIESGGSWVRGLRKQDDDVVEYNDHYYRERLRSLQSVDELVDDVIKRLEAAKLLDNTYIIYTSDNGFHIGQHRMQPGKMCGYEEDINVPLIIRGPGVPKGEVSNVVTAHVDLAPTIMQLAGIPLRDDFDGAAIPLTKPEQKKAVNKRQEHVTVEFWGMAYMEGGVVFRGGETDVVLNNTYKSLRVIDVKKNDYNFYYSIWCNNEHELYDMKTDPYQMTNLLHPTAKPPKTILGRPFEAVVARLDALLFVLKSCKQKTCVEPWRALHPAGNVDNLKDALNQRFDDFYIKQQKKVRFERCEAGLIIEAEGPQFETDGLLYRDGSSWSEWT